In uncultured Cohaesibacter sp., a genomic segment contains:
- a CDS encoding tetratricopeptide repeat protein produces the protein MMLTIDEALAAARLAQQNGELQEAERLLSQVLKTHPDHPEANHCMGSLAIAVAKPTEALPFFGAALKADPQNARHWLSYVDTLLQLDMINEARRAMDTAGRFGIDAKQFAPFEARLSDTDKGQGKEPGERETTRHPGGGHTLNNAQLNRQLKLASRKAKSGARQEAIRIYSAILAIYPKNKRALDGLAELGVTVNANANANANAAGNVDPPADSLTALTALIENGQFGEAQQAAATLRQSFPKSIVLLNIEGTAFARLNRHDKAVECFRAALAINPTSARVHYYLGAALEDAGDLVAARHCFTEALRLDPEDVGTHCQLAAIKRFTEGDPQIDAMETLLTGKALSDSLRSRLSFALAKAYEDV, from the coding sequence ATGATGCTTACCATTGACGAAGCCCTTGCAGCGGCAAGGCTGGCGCAGCAAAACGGAGAATTGCAGGAAGCGGAACGGCTTCTGTCTCAGGTGCTGAAAACCCACCCGGACCACCCCGAAGCCAATCATTGCATGGGATCACTGGCGATCGCCGTGGCAAAGCCGACTGAGGCGCTGCCATTCTTTGGCGCAGCCCTCAAGGCTGATCCGCAAAACGCCCGCCACTGGTTGAGCTATGTCGATACCCTGTTGCAGCTCGACATGATCAACGAGGCGCGCAGGGCCATGGACACCGCCGGTCGGTTTGGCATCGACGCCAAGCAGTTCGCCCCGTTCGAGGCTCGCCTATCCGATACGGACAAGGGGCAGGGCAAGGAGCCGGGGGAGCGAGAGACTACGAGGCACCCGGGTGGGGGGCACACCCTCAACAATGCGCAACTGAACAGACAGTTGAAACTGGCCAGCAGGAAAGCCAAAAGCGGCGCTCGCCAAGAGGCCATCCGCATCTATTCGGCAATCCTTGCCATCTATCCGAAGAACAAACGGGCGCTGGATGGGCTGGCCGAACTTGGCGTTACGGTCAACGCCAACGCCAACGCCAACGCCAATGCGGCCGGGAATGTTGATCCACCAGCAGACAGCCTCACCGCGTTGACGGCGCTCATTGAAAACGGTCAGTTCGGCGAGGCTCAGCAGGCCGCAGCGACCCTGCGCCAGAGCTTCCCGAAATCGATTGTTCTTCTCAATATCGAGGGAACCGCCTTCGCCCGGCTCAACCGCCATGATAAGGCCGTCGAGTGCTTCCGCGCAGCTCTCGCAATCAATCCGACGTCCGCCCGGGTGCACTACTATCTGGGCGCGGCCCTTGAGGATGCCGGTGATCTGGTGGCGGCCCGTCACTGCTTTACCGAGGCACTCCGGCTTGATCCCGAGGATGTTGGTACCCATTGCCAATTGGCCGCGATCAAGCGTTTTACGGAGGGGGACCCGCAAATCGATGCGATGGAAACCCTGCTAACGGGCAAGGCACTCTCGGACAGTCTCCGCAGCCGCCTGTCATTCGCCCTCGCCAAGGCCTATGAGGATGTCTAG
- a CDS encoding SDR family oxidoreductase, whose translation MSRTVWVTGAGSGIGAAMARGFANAGDRVALTARSRDALEEVAASLPEGAEYLVLPGDITDREGMAEAARTIADWGNGLHVLCNNAGMNVTKRSWADLDWPSWDRVLEVNITGALNVIAACLPIMRAQKDGVMIQTSSWAGRHHYSVGGVAYGASKHALSDISASLNDEEGKNGIRSTALCPAEVATPLLAKRPYLDKSLLATMIQPEDMAQTALYVANMPKTVAVHEIVLAPVRS comes from the coding sequence ATGTCTAGAACAGTGTGGGTTACCGGTGCCGGGTCCGGGATTGGTGCCGCCATGGCACGGGGATTTGCAAATGCAGGTGACCGGGTCGCCTTGACGGCCCGCAGCCGTGACGCTCTGGAGGAAGTCGCCGCTTCTCTGCCGGAAGGCGCTGAGTATCTCGTCCTGCCGGGCGATATCACCGATCGTGAAGGCATGGCCGAGGCTGCCCGAACCATTGCCGACTGGGGCAACGGACTGCATGTCCTGTGCAACAATGCGGGCATGAATGTCACCAAGCGCAGCTGGGCGGACCTCGATTGGCCAAGCTGGGACCGGGTACTGGAAGTCAACATCACCGGGGCCCTCAACGTCATCGCCGCCTGTTTGCCGATCATGCGAGCCCAGAAGGACGGCGTGATGATCCAGACATCAAGCTGGGCTGGCCGACACCACTATTCGGTCGGTGGAGTGGCTTATGGGGCATCCAAGCACGCGCTCTCCGATATCTCCGCCAGCCTCAATGATGAGGAAGGCAAGAACGGCATCCGCTCGACAGCGCTTTGTCCCGCCGAAGTGGCAACGCCGCTGCTGGCCAAACGGCCTTATCTCGACAAGAGCCTGCTGGCAACCATGATCCAGCCCGAAGACATGGCCCAGACCGCGCTCTATGTCGCCAACATGCCAAAGACCGTTGCCGTGCATGAAATCGTGCTGGCTCCTGTCCGCAGCTAG
- a CDS encoding copper chaperone PCu(A)C, translating to MQRILVVAFALLISFAAVAQEQHGHEHDDHVSELAGFRAVHAWTRATGSDTALIFMELENGNAAPVTISGGESAMAASARLVGFALKNGREVWQDIPAVPIKPGHALHLEPHGLALMLSGLSAPLKEGDELMARLHTSLGNLDLHVEIEGAKATHHSHAGHNH from the coding sequence ATGCAAAGAATTCTGGTCGTTGCTTTTGCCTTGCTGATCTCTTTTGCTGCCGTCGCGCAGGAACAACACGGTCATGAGCATGATGACCATGTTTCGGAGCTTGCCGGATTTCGGGCGGTCCATGCCTGGACACGTGCCACCGGCTCTGATACGGCCCTGATCTTCATGGAGCTGGAGAACGGGAATGCAGCCCCTGTCACGATCTCTGGCGGGGAGAGCGCCATGGCCGCGTCGGCAAGGCTTGTGGGCTTTGCCCTCAAGAACGGTCGAGAGGTCTGGCAGGATATTCCTGCTGTTCCCATCAAGCCCGGTCACGCGCTCCATCTTGAACCCCATGGCCTTGCCCTGATGCTGAGCGGGTTGTCTGCTCCGCTCAAGGAGGGAGACGAACTCATGGCGAGACTGCACACGAGCCTTGGCAATCTGGATCTTCACGTCGAAATCGAGGGTGCAAAGGCGACCCACCACAGCCACGCCGGGCACAACCATTAG
- a CDS encoding FtsX-like permease family protein → MIALWDNLPALTQDILFTLLLLSPSLVVGVFVLHGYAPWPLVRAILWRFRGSSILFVLLIAISVGMGIGLLAQERGLRRGTAHAADKFDLVVSAPGSEMTVMMASVFLQPSDMPLLDGETYNAIANHENVSIAAPLAFGDSYGTASVIGTTAQFARYLADDHIEGRMWQSANEALAGALVPLAVGDSFTPAHGHGDSADEQAHEGADLVVVGRLAPTGTPWDRAILVPVEMVWTVHGLGTGHDPQHRDQIGPPFDPQTFPGTPAVVVRSEALWANYALRSEFTRDRETMAFFPGAVLAQLYQVLGDVRQVMSIMAVVTQVLVAAAVLLGLFIISRLFHRQIALLRALGAPARFVFSVVWSFGATLLVAGSALGLLVGFGAAAVLSKIVTARTDILVTAPLGMSELHLLAGFISITLLLSLLPAAIVLRQPVVPGLRA, encoded by the coding sequence ATGATCGCCCTCTGGGACAATCTGCCCGCGCTCACGCAGGATATCCTGTTCACGCTGCTGCTGCTTTCGCCGTCGCTTGTCGTTGGCGTCTTCGTGTTGCACGGCTATGCGCCCTGGCCGCTGGTTCGCGCCATTCTCTGGCGCTTCAGGGGATCCTCCATCCTGTTCGTGCTGCTGATCGCGATTTCGGTCGGCATGGGCATCGGCCTTCTGGCGCAGGAGAGGGGGCTCAGGCGGGGCACGGCGCACGCTGCGGACAAGTTCGATCTGGTGGTCTCAGCCCCCGGCAGCGAAATGACCGTCATGATGGCCAGCGTTTTCCTGCAACCCTCTGACATGCCGCTGCTGGATGGTGAGACCTACAATGCGATCGCCAATCACGAGAATGTCTCGATTGCCGCCCCGCTGGCCTTTGGCGATAGTTATGGCACCGCGTCGGTCATCGGCACCACGGCGCAATTTGCCCGCTATCTCGCCGACGATCACATCGAGGGCCGCATGTGGCAGAGCGCCAATGAAGCTCTTGCCGGAGCCTTGGTTCCGCTTGCCGTCGGTGACAGCTTCACGCCTGCGCATGGCCATGGCGACAGCGCCGATGAGCAGGCCCACGAGGGTGCCGATCTGGTGGTTGTCGGACGTCTCGCCCCGACGGGCACACCATGGGATCGAGCTATTCTCGTTCCGGTCGAAATGGTCTGGACGGTGCACGGGCTTGGCACGGGCCACGATCCGCAGCATCGCGACCAGATCGGGCCGCCGTTTGATCCGCAAACCTTTCCCGGCACGCCAGCCGTCGTGGTCCGCTCCGAAGCACTCTGGGCCAACTATGCCTTGCGCTCGGAATTTACCCGCGACCGCGAAACCATGGCCTTTTTCCCCGGCGCTGTGCTGGCCCAGCTCTATCAGGTGCTCGGCGACGTCCGGCAGGTTATGTCGATCATGGCGGTGGTGACGCAGGTGCTCGTCGCAGCCGCGGTTCTGTTGGGACTGTTCATCATCTCGCGCCTGTTCCACCGCCAGATTGCCCTGTTGCGTGCCCTTGGGGCGCCGGCTCGCTTTGTCTTTTCGGTTGTCTGGTCTTTCGGCGCGACATTGCTTGTTGCGGGCTCGGCCCTTGGCCTGCTGGTCGGCTTTGGTGCTGCTGCCGTGCTGTCAAAGATCGTGACTGCTCGCACCGACATTCTCGTCACCGCACCGCTGGGCATGAGCGAGCTTCACCTGCTGGCGGGCTTCATCTCCATCACCTTGCTGCTATCCCTGTTGCCAGCAGCCATCGTGCTGCGCCAACCTGTCGTGCCCGGACTCAGGGCCTGA